The DNA region CGAAATCCCGGGGCTGTTTGGATGCTGGCCAAAATAGGAGATTCACGCCTGCCTGTCAAGGGCCAGGCTGGCCGTAGTCACGAGAGAAACTCGGCCAGGAGGGCCTCTCCACTTTCAAATAAAACCCCAGAGGCGGCCGCCGAAACCTCTGAAAAGGGTGGTCCCCCGGAGACCCTCCCGAGTTCCGCTTTCCCCGCCCAAGCAAATGGGGTTGGGTCGGCCGTGTGGGTCTTTTTCACGATCGGCGTGAGGTGATCGCTTACGACCATGACCCGGTAGTCCTCGAAGGTCTTGAGTCCTTCCAGGACAGGTCCCACCACCCTTTCGTCGAAATACTCGATCGCGAGAATCTTTTCTTCCGTTTGGCCTCCATGGGCGGCTTCATCCGGGGCCTCCACATGGAGAAAGACGAAATCCATCTCCCTCAGGGCCTCCAGCGCAGCCTCGACCTTGCCGCCGTAATTGGTATCGATATACCCGGTAGCCCCCGGAACCTCGATCGGGGTCAGTCCGGCATAGATTCCTATTCCTTTCAAAAGGTCAACCGCCGAGATGACGGCCCCCCGCAGCCCGCGTAATTCCCTGAAAGGGGGCATATGAGGGGCCCTTCCCTGACCCCAAAGCCATACGGAATTGGCTTCCTTCAGTCCGGCGTCCCTTCTGCGGCGATTCACGGGATGATCTTCGAGGATATTCCAGGACCGGCGAATAAGGTCCGGCACGGCCCCGGCCCTCTGATCCCGCAGATAGGGAGCCATGTCCCGATCCAGGACGTCGTGGGGGGCTACGGTAAAGGCGTCCTCAGGCCCTTTGTCCCAGAGGAGGAGATGGCGATAGGCGACCCCGCAATAAATGGAGATCCCGGGGCCATTGAGC from Deltaproteobacteria bacterium includes:
- a CDS encoding cofactor-independent phosphoglycerate mutase, which translates into the protein MDNKRKYIILVGDGMGDYPLEELGGRTPLEAARTPFMDLVSACHVGYVKTIPEGMEPGSDVANLSLMGYDPGTYHTGRSPLEAASIGISLAPEQVAFRMNLVTLDHRPGGEIIMVSHSSGDISTGEAADLVESLKDGLNGPGISIYCGVAYRHLLLWDKGPEDAFTVAPHDVLDRDMAPYLRDQRAGAVPDLIRRSWNILEDHPVNRRRRDAGLKEANSVWLWGQGRAPHMPPFRELRGLRGAVISAVDLLKGIGIYAGLTPIEVPGATGYIDTNYGGKVEAALEALREMDFVFLHVEAPDEAAHGGQTEEKILAIEYFDERVVGPVLEGLKTFEDYRVMVVSDHLTPIVKKTHTADPTPFAWAGKAELGRVSGGPPFSEVSAAASGVLFESGEALLAEFLS